One stretch of Candidatus Campbellbacteria bacterium DNA includes these proteins:
- a CDS encoding D-glycerate dehydrogenase produces the protein MPSVFITRKLHSAGIDLLREKGYEIICNPHDRDLTKEEFLDILSKNKFDAVLCMLTNSINAETFDASPSTKIFSNYAVGYNNVDIEEATKRSITITNTPGVLTESVAEHTMALMLASTSRVVDGDRFIREGRFRGWEPLLLLGTDLKDKTLSVIGSGRIGSRVAEIAHKGFGMKIVYFDIKKNEKMEQELNANFKQNIDDALKQGDIITLHMPLLKSTEKIINEGKLNLMKKDAYLINTSRGKIIDEKALVRHLNNGNLKGVALDVFEEEPKLAEGLAEIERVVLTPHTASATEETRGKMSVIAAENIIAALEGGEPKFKVS, from the coding sequence ATGCCTTCAGTTTTTATAACGAGAAAATTGCACAGCGCTGGGATTGATCTTTTGAGAGAGAAAGGTTATGAGATAATCTGCAACCCCCACGACCGCGACCTAACAAAAGAGGAATTTTTAGACATCCTCTCAAAAAATAAATTTGATGCGGTTTTGTGCATGCTTACCAACTCCATAAACGCCGAAACTTTTGACGCATCACCATCCACAAAAATATTTTCAAATTATGCCGTTGGATATAACAATGTAGATATAGAAGAAGCAACCAAGCGGAGCATAACGATAACAAACACACCTGGCGTCCTCACGGAGAGCGTTGCAGAACACACAATGGCGCTCATGCTCGCCTCAACATCCCGTGTCGTTGACGGAGATCGTTTCATAAGAGAAGGTCGCTTCAGAGGGTGGGAGCCACTTTTACTTCTTGGGACCGACCTAAAAGACAAAACACTTTCAGTCATAGGTTCAGGCAGGATAGGTTCTCGTGTCGCAGAGATTGCCCACAAAGGTTTTGGAATGAAAATAGTTTACTTTGACATAAAGAAAAATGAAAAAATGGAACAAGAACTGAACGCCAACTTCAAACAAAACATAGATGACGCTCTAAAACAGGGCGACATAATAACACTACACATGCCGCTCTTGAAGAGCACGGAAAAAATAATAAACGAAGGCAAACTTAACTTAATGAAAAAAGACGCTTACCTCATAAACACATCAAGAGGCAAAATAATAGATGAAAAAGCATTAGTCCGCCACCTCAACAACGGAAACTTAAAAGGCGTCGCACTTGATGTCTTTGAAGAAGAGCCAAAACTCGCAGAAGGTCTGGCAGAAATAGAGCGCGTGGTCTTGACCCCCCACACAGCATCCGCAACAGAAGAAACAAGAGGAAAAATGTCCGTCATAGCAGCAGAAAACATCATCGCAGCCCTTGAGGGGGGCGAGCCAAAATTCAAGGTTTCATAA